The Bosea beijingensis genome contains the following window.
GCGCCTTGAAGCGTCTGCTCGGCCGCGGCGTTCAGTTCCCCTGCTTCGTTGCCGAGGCTGCGCAGGGCGTCCGCCATCGTGCCGACGCCGGCCGCCGTCTCGGTCATGCGCGTGATGATGGCGAGCGTCGCCTCCCGCTGGCTCGTGGCGGCGGCGTCGACCACATGGGCGAGCTCCTCGAGCTCGTTGATGGAATCGGCGATGGTCGCGACAGCCTCGACGGCCTCGCGGCTGGCCGACTGCATCGCCTGGATCTGGTTGCGCGCGTCGATCGTGGTCGCGCTGGTCTGGGCGGACAGTGCCTTCACCTCGCTGGCGACGACGGCGAAACCTCGCCCCGCCGAGCCTGCGCGCGCCGCCTCGATCGTCGCGTTGAGGGCGAGCAGGTTGGTCTGGCGGGCGATGTCGCTGATCACGTCGATCAGTGCGCCGATCCGGTGCGAGGCCTGGGTGAGATTGGTGATCGTCCGATTGGCGTTGCGGGCGTTGTCGACCGCCTCGGCTGCGATCTGGCGGGTCTGGGCCACCTGCGAGTTCATGTTGGCGGAGGTCTCGATCAGGGTATCGGCCGCCCTTGAGGCGGAATCCATTTCGTTCTCGACGGTGAGGACGGCCGTGCCGGTCTGCTGTGCCCGCTCGCTGATCGACGCGGCGCGGCCGATGACCGCGCCGATGTCGAATCGCAGCCGTTCGGAGGCCTGCGCGAGCCGGCGCATCCGGTCTCCGGTTTCGGCGTCGAGAGCCGGTGACCGCACAAGGTCGTGAGCTGCAGTCTCGTCGGTCCGGTTCTGCGCCGCACGCTCTTCGGCTCGCCGGCTTTCGGCCAACCGGTAATGCTCGACGGCATTGCGCAACGGAGCGAGCCAGCCCGGCACCGTATCGCTGGAAAGGCCCGTGCGCGCCTGCCCTGACAGCTCTTCCGCCATGGCTGTCGCCGCGTTGCGCAGCGCGCTTGCCGCGCGGATCAGCGCGACGATGCCGGCGATGGCGATCAGGATCGACGCCCCATGCAGCCAGAGGCCGGCGGCGGGGACGACCAGCCCGCCGAGATTGCACAAGCTGCCCAGCGTCAGAATTGCGAAACTGGAGCGGAGCGGGTGCTTGGACAAGCGGGCATCACCATACTTGCGGCATCGGCCGCGCCTTGTGGCATCCCGCCTGTCACGTCTGCTGCGGGAGCAGTGGGTCTGCAGAACGCCAGGAAAGCCTGTAATCCGCGCCCATTAAGAATCCCCTTCCGTTGCGTGGGGGAGCGTTCTTCAGGGCGCGAAGGTCCAGCCTGCCGGAAAGTAAGCGAGCCCGGCGGTGCGTGGCGCCCTGGGCGAGGGACATGCGCGTTCTCCCTTTCTTTGCGACTGCGGCGGCGCAAATACCGACAAGGATACGAGTCGCATATTCTATCTATCTTTCAGTAACCATTCGGCGGATTTCATAGTTAACATCGATGAAAACTGTGATTTTTGAGGCGATGAACCGAAATTTAATCCCTGTCTGCGTATTCGTCGAAGCAGTCGGCAAATAATGCCGCAAGCATACCAACAGGCTCGGGGTTCAAACGATGATCACGGACGAGAAGCTGCCGGGTGCGGCGCTGACAGGAAGCATGCGCGATTTCCGGGTGCCGGGCGGTGCCGACCTGGAGCGGCGCGTCGGCAATTTCTTCAAGTGGCAGAACCTGCGGCGCCAGAACGGCCTCTGGCCGTTCTCCCGGGCGACCGATTTCGGGCCGCGCACCGAAGTCCTTGCCACCGACGATCGCGGCATCAACATGGAAGGCGTGAACTTCGCCTCGCAGGACTATCTCAGCATGTCCTCGCATCCCGCCGTCAAGGAGACGGCGCTGGCGGCGATCGAGCGCTACGGCGTCCATAGTGCCGGCTCGGCCGCGCTCGTCGGCAACACCACGCATTCGGTCGCGCTGGAGCGCAAGATCGCCGACTTCCTGCAGATGGAAGATTGCCTGCTCTATCCGACGGGTTGGGGCGCCGGCTACGGCGTGATCCGCGGCTTGGTGCGCTCCTCCGACCATATCGTCATGGACGCGCTGGCCCATACCTGCCTGCAGGAAGGCGCCAACGCCGCCACCCGCAACATCTACCTGTTCCGCCATCTCGATCTCGCCCATTGCCGGCGCTGGCTGGAGAAGATTCGCTCCACCGATACCGAGAACGGCATCATGGTGGTGACCGAGGGCCTGTTCTCGATGGACTCCGACACGCCCGACATCGCGGCGATGCAGGAGCTCTGCAACGAATTCAACGCCACGCTGATGGTCGACGTCGCCCATGACCTGGGTGCGCTCGGACCGGGCGGTCGCGGCCATATCGGCGCGCAGGACATGCTCGGCAAGGTCGACATCGTGATGGGCTCGTTCTCGAAGACCTTCGCCTCGAATGGCGGCTTCGTCGCGGTCAAGGAGCGGCCGGTCAAGGAATACCTGCGCTTCTACAGCCCGACCACGACGTTCTCGAATGCGATGTCGCCGGTCAATGCCGCGATCGTCCTCAAGGCCTTCGAGATCATCGAGACCGACGAAGGCCAGGTCCTGCGTGACGAGCTGATGGCCAATGTCCTGGAGCTGCGGCGCCAGGTCCGTGAAGCCGGGCTCGATTACTATGGCGATCCTTCGGCCATCGTCGCGGTGAAGATGGGCTCGGAAGGCCTCGCGCGCCTGGTCAGCCGGGAGCTGCCGGAACTCGGCCTGCTCGCCAACCTCGTCGAGTATCCCGCCGTCGGCAAGGGTGCTGCGCGCTTCCGCATGCAGGTCATGGCGAAGCACACCCGCCAGAACGTCACCGACGCGGTGCAGCGCATCGTGGCCGCCAGGGCCAAGGCCGAGATCGCGCTCGCGACGATGGAAGCCGGTCGTCCGGCTCTGCGGGCGGTGGCTTGAGCGATGCCGGCACGGATGTGCCGGGACCCTTGAAGGCCCGGGGCATGACCTACCGTAAGAGTCATTCAACTTTTACGTCTTATGCTCCGGTCAGAGCCTGCGCTCTACGATTGAGGACTGGATATCTATGAGCCCGAGCCAGAAGGCGAGCGCCATCAGCATTTCGTTGCCGGACAGCCAGGAGGGCGGGCGGGCGAGCCCGGCCTCGCCGGGGCGGATTCTTCTGGTCGACGATGTCCTCGACAACCGCATCGTGCTGGGACGCAGGCTGCAACGGCGCGGCTACGAGATCGTCGAGGCCGATTGCGGCGAAGCCGCGCTGGGACTCCTGGCGCGGGAGAGCTTCGATCTCGTGCTCCTCGACGTGATGATGCCCGGCATCAGCGGGCTGGCCGTCGTCAGCGAGATCCGCAAGACCCTGACGTCCCAGCAATTGCCGGTCATCATGGTCACCGCCAAGTCGCTGACCGACGACGTCGTCGAGGCCCTGCAATGCGGCGCCGACGACTACATCACCAAGCCGGTCGATTTCGAGGTCGCCCATGCCCGCATCGTCGTGCAGGTCAACCGCAAGCGCGCCGCCGACACGCTGGAGCAATGCGTCAGGGATCGCACCGCCGCGCTGTCTGAAGCCACGACGCAAATGACCCGCGAGGTCGAGCAGAAGCGCCAGTCGACGCTGCGCGCCGAATTCCTC
Protein-coding sequences here:
- a CDS encoding methyl-accepting chemotaxis protein, which codes for MSKHPLRSSFAILTLGSLCNLGGLVVPAAGLWLHGASILIAIAGIVALIRAASALRNAATAMAEELSGQARTGLSSDTVPGWLAPLRNAVEHYRLAESRRAEERAAQNRTDETAAHDLVRSPALDAETGDRMRRLAQASERLRFDIGAVIGRAASISERAQQTGTAVLTVENEMDSASRAADTLIETSANMNSQVAQTRQIAAEAVDNARNANRTITNLTQASHRIGALIDVISDIARQTNLLALNATIEAARAGSAGRGFAVVASEVKALSAQTSATTIDARNQIQAMQSASREAVEAVATIADSINELEELAHVVDAAATSQREATLAIITRMTETAAGVGTMADALRSLGNEAGELNAAAEQTLQGARDMAEQAKALREALPIAAA
- a CDS encoding aminotransferase class I/II-fold pyridoxal phosphate-dependent enzyme — protein: MITDEKLPGAALTGSMRDFRVPGGADLERRVGNFFKWQNLRRQNGLWPFSRATDFGPRTEVLATDDRGINMEGVNFASQDYLSMSSHPAVKETALAAIERYGVHSAGSAALVGNTTHSVALERKIADFLQMEDCLLYPTGWGAGYGVIRGLVRSSDHIVMDALAHTCLQEGANAATRNIYLFRHLDLAHCRRWLEKIRSTDTENGIMVVTEGLFSMDSDTPDIAAMQELCNEFNATLMVDVAHDLGALGPGGRGHIGAQDMLGKVDIVMGSFSKTFASNGGFVAVKERPVKEYLRFYSPTTTFSNAMSPVNAAIVLKAFEIIETDEGQVLRDELMANVLELRRQVREAGLDYYGDPSAIVAVKMGSEGLARLVSRELPELGLLANLVEYPAVGKGAARFRMQVMAKHTRQNVTDAVQRIVAARAKAEIALATMEAGRPALRAVA